A window from Halopelagius inordinatus encodes these proteins:
- a CDS encoding prenyltransferase/squalene oxidase repeat-containing protein — translation MNTSSDIVQSLTESLRERRQRRRERGHRLSMDARRSADDREFVVGLLEDTLAYARARDYTGPDRFDGTRSGLLRALPIESEWADVAVREGIERAPVNLRPLFLVEETQSFEGTALFAMANRTTHRSTSDGLYADEADYLADWLLENRDEGYSGFCGGRRRPVQQRGEFDGADTPNVVSTAYAVKALCRFASRDDRYAEAARSAAEFLLEDLRFKQKDDGARIVYRPGYDGEYYSLGGGAVGAHLLLDLYDRFGEEAYRERAAALLDYIAERQTDSGGWNDRVPASASDRSASSYHNGLIVESYLRYHEVTGEERYADTVDEALRFYREVLFEPDGAPNRSDSARYPRDIHAAAQGIVVFSKSGHTAFARRIIDWTLANLYGGQGQFYYQKRRLYTKQYTLMRGCQGWMAYALSEYLSATTGSESGSGTERGSVDESNAVGVSDTDGI, via the coding sequence ATGAACACGTCATCAGATATCGTGCAATCGCTCACCGAATCGCTCCGAGAGCGTCGACAGCGTCGGCGCGAACGGGGGCACAGACTCTCTATGGACGCGCGGCGCAGCGCCGACGACCGGGAGTTCGTCGTCGGATTACTCGAGGATACACTCGCGTACGCGAGAGCCCGCGACTACACCGGTCCGGACCGCTTCGACGGGACGAGAAGTGGGCTTCTGCGGGCGCTCCCCATCGAGAGCGAGTGGGCCGACGTCGCCGTCCGAGAAGGCATCGAACGCGCGCCCGTGAACCTCCGACCGCTGTTCCTCGTCGAAGAGACCCAAAGCTTCGAGGGAACCGCGCTGTTCGCGATGGCGAACCGGACCACCCACCGGTCCACCAGCGACGGTCTGTACGCGGACGAGGCGGACTACCTCGCGGATTGGCTCCTGGAAAACCGAGACGAGGGGTACAGCGGCTTCTGCGGGGGCCGTCGTCGTCCGGTCCAACAGCGAGGCGAGTTCGACGGCGCCGACACGCCCAACGTCGTTTCCACCGCCTACGCCGTGAAGGCCCTCTGTCGGTTCGCCAGCCGAGACGACCGGTACGCCGAGGCGGCCCGGTCGGCCGCGGAGTTCCTTCTCGAGGACCTGCGGTTCAAACAGAAAGACGACGGAGCGCGAATCGTCTACCGGCCGGGGTACGACGGCGAGTACTACTCGCTCGGCGGCGGTGCGGTCGGCGCGCACCTCCTCTTGGACCTCTACGACCGGTTCGGCGAGGAGGCGTACCGAGAACGCGCCGCGGCACTTCTGGACTACATCGCCGAACGACAGACCGATTCCGGCGGGTGGAACGACCGCGTCCCGGCGTCGGCCTCCGACCGTTCGGCGAGTAGCTACCACAACGGCCTCATCGTCGAGTCGTATCTGCGGTATCACGAGGTCACCGGCGAGGAACGCTACGCCGACACGGTAGACGAGGCGCTTCGGTTCTACCGCGAGGTGCTTTTCGAACCCGACGGCGCGCCGAACAGGAGCGACTCCGCTCGGTACCCGAGAGATATCCACGCCGCGGCACAGGGCATCGTCGTCTTCTCGAAGTCGGGACACACCGCGTTCGCGCGCCGCATCATCGACTGGACGCTGGCGAACCTCTACGGCGGACAGGGCCAGTTTTACTACCAGAAACGCCGGCTGTACACGAAGCAGTACACGCTGATGCGCGGGTGTCAGGGGTGGATGGCGTACGCCCTCTCGGAGTATCTCTCCGCGACGACGGGGTCGGAGTCCGGTAGCGGTACCGAACGGGGTTCAGTAGACGAGTCGAACGCAGTCGGAGTGTCCGATACGGATGGAATCTGA
- a CDS encoding autotransporter outer membrane beta-barrel domain-containing protein: MAEDTAHAEKGNGEDRNQQLDGNKSLLKRRDALRMGVAAAAVGLTGTGAMAGSAAAATERYGISFDRVVNAVDDLGLDPNGNEPIDSEISRTIDEGNVLVEFPPGEYYWKDTVAERGVDNWGIRGLGDDPTDVRFVSDRGASKFLLKANDGRGVLVENFAIDYGFDKRGSLGMILRAEGYVRLQDVHYVGFNPTQGNGAVDNLSPEATSSSGRVVVDGLVRKGPTDITSHGHLGGDANEGCIWLGRNHVGELVVRNSHIENTGTNAIYARAARGDVKVEDSLFVNNNQTSLRIGGDGCHVTGCRFFLDTDNANEDNGGEHINPHCITWETGRRGDNGGFIEDCDFIYKSAPSRTTAAIWVDGSAGEMAIRNSRFQMDADGIAAIRIDDPRDPRLGNTGERPWGVTLDGVSVTGSSSGSAPAIRIDNRDGSLVRNSCLQMTGSRDGVYLRNSDNSAIENTNINVNGQATIFDGSSVSTSGITNSDTCPVPDDEFSVGDGTTNQSDYTSGSSLPNNLTVTGTGTKTNYEFSAAGSVEENGDVESWDEIDSGTVSGWVTTEGSADEYSFSDALGPVTFLEGEADVTVNGTDVVDPSTLVADSECDHTLQIVPDGTSTNYHLEVSGDIVDHPGLGTSLTKYDSMDGGVLDGWVSSDIDAVQFSGEVTAFSFTEGGAALYLDGESVDPAALVSETADENTSDGSTDDGTSDGSTSDGSTDDGTTDDGTSDGSTSDGSTGDGSTDDGTTDDGTSTTSHTLRIAPDGTPTNYHLEVSGDISDDPEIGTSLSSYDSLDGNVLEGWVTNDDDGVQFTGEVTAFSFNQGSAELYLDGELVDSSELVTKTSNDGSTDDGTSDDSTADDGTETGLPNVITVDGSEAKRVSGYEITVTGDLKRDAENSVAVTSWDDLEDDITENTVVGVVDEGIDRYRFSGDIESMNVNGKASLSFEDNDG; the protein is encoded by the coding sequence ATGGCAGAAGACACGGCTCACGCCGAGAAGGGGAACGGGGAAGACCGAAATCAGCAGTTAGACGGAAATAAATCGCTTCTTAAACGCCGAGACGCGCTACGGATGGGGGTTGCCGCGGCCGCAGTCGGGCTGACCGGGACGGGTGCGATGGCGGGGTCGGCCGCCGCCGCGACCGAGCGATACGGTATCTCGTTCGACCGCGTGGTGAACGCCGTCGACGACCTGGGTCTCGACCCGAACGGCAACGAACCGATCGACTCCGAGATAAGCCGAACCATCGACGAGGGGAACGTGCTCGTCGAGTTCCCGCCGGGCGAGTACTACTGGAAGGATACCGTCGCCGAGAGAGGGGTGGACAACTGGGGAATTCGCGGTCTGGGCGACGACCCGACCGACGTTCGGTTCGTCTCCGACAGGGGTGCCTCGAAGTTCCTCCTGAAGGCAAACGACGGGCGCGGCGTCCTCGTCGAGAACTTCGCTATCGACTACGGCTTCGACAAGAGGGGCAGTCTCGGGATGATCCTGCGTGCGGAAGGCTACGTCCGCCTGCAGGACGTCCACTACGTCGGCTTCAATCCGACGCAGGGCAACGGTGCGGTGGACAACCTGAGTCCGGAGGCCACCAGTTCGAGCGGTCGAGTGGTCGTCGACGGACTCGTCCGAAAGGGCCCGACCGACATCACTTCGCACGGCCACCTCGGCGGTGACGCCAACGAAGGCTGCATCTGGCTCGGCCGGAACCACGTCGGCGAGTTGGTCGTTCGGAACTCCCACATCGAGAACACCGGGACGAACGCAATCTACGCTCGCGCCGCACGCGGCGACGTGAAAGTCGAAGACTCGCTTTTCGTCAACAACAACCAGACGTCGCTCCGCATCGGCGGCGACGGTTGCCACGTCACGGGCTGCCGGTTCTTCCTCGACACGGATAACGCGAACGAGGACAACGGCGGCGAGCACATCAACCCCCACTGCATCACGTGGGAGACGGGCCGCAGAGGCGACAACGGCGGCTTCATCGAGGACTGCGACTTCATCTACAAATCCGCCCCGTCGAGGACGACGGCGGCGATTTGGGTGGACGGGTCTGCGGGCGAGATGGCTATCCGCAACAGCCGGTTCCAGATGGACGCCGACGGAATCGCGGCGATCCGTATAGACGACCCCCGAGACCCGCGCCTCGGAAACACCGGCGAGCGACCGTGGGGCGTCACGCTCGACGGCGTGAGCGTCACCGGGTCGTCCTCGGGTTCGGCACCGGCGATTCGCATCGACAACCGCGACGGGTCGCTCGTCCGAAACAGCTGTCTCCAGATGACGGGGAGTCGCGACGGCGTCTATCTCCGGAACTCGGACAACAGCGCGATCGAGAACACGAACATCAACGTCAACGGTCAGGCGACCATCTTCGACGGGTCGAGCGTCTCCACCTCGGGCATCACGAACTCCGACACCTGCCCGGTCCCGGACGACGAGTTCTCCGTCGGCGACGGGACGACTAATCAGTCGGACTACACGTCCGGGTCGTCGCTCCCGAACAACCTGACCGTCACGGGGACGGGGACGAAGACGAACTACGAGTTCTCGGCCGCCGGAAGCGTCGAAGAGAACGGCGACGTCGAATCGTGGGACGAAATCGACTCGGGAACCGTCTCCGGGTGGGTCACGACCGAAGGAAGCGCGGACGAGTACTCGTTTTCGGACGCCCTCGGCCCCGTCACGTTCCTCGAAGGGGAAGCCGACGTCACCGTCAACGGGACGGACGTCGTCGACCCCTCGACGCTCGTCGCAGACAGCGAGTGCGACCACACGCTCCAGATAGTGCCCGACGGAACGTCGACGAACTACCACCTCGAAGTCTCGGGCGACATCGTGGACCACCCGGGACTCGGTACGTCGCTGACGAAGTACGACTCGATGGACGGCGGCGTCCTCGACGGATGGGTGTCGTCCGACATCGACGCCGTGCAGTTCTCCGGTGAGGTCACCGCGTTCTCGTTCACCGAGGGCGGCGCGGCACTCTACCTCGACGGCGAATCCGTCGACCCCGCGGCACTCGTTTCCGAGACGGCGGACGAGAACACCTCCGACGGGAGCACCGATGACGGGACGTCGGACGGCAGTACGTCGGACGGAAGCACTGACGACGGCACCACCGATGACGGAACGTCGGACGGCAGTACGTCGGACGGAAGCACCGGCGACGGGAGTACGGACGATGGCACCACCGACGATGGCACGAGCACCACCAGCCACACGCTCCGGATAGCCCCCGACGGCACCCCGACGAACTACCACCTCGAAGTCTCGGGCGACATCTCCGACGACCCCGAAATCGGCACTTCCCTCTCGTCGTACGACTCTCTCGACGGGAACGTCCTCGAGGGATGGGTGACGAACGACGACGACGGCGTGCAGTTCACCGGCGAAGTGACCGCGTTCTCGTTCAACCAAGGGAGTGCGGAACTCTACCTGGACGGTGAACTCGTCGACTCCTCCGAACTCGTCACCAAGACGTCGAACGACGGAAGTACGGACGACGGCACGTCCGACGACTCCACCGCGGACGACGGGACGGAGACGGGACTCCCGAACGTCATCACGGTGGACGGGTCCGAGGCGAAGCGAGTCTCGGGCTACGAGATAACCGTGACCGGCGACCTGAAGCGAGACGCCGAAAACAGCGTCGCGGTCACCTCGTGGGACGACCTGGAAGACGACATCACCGAAAACACCGTCGTCGGCGTCGTCGACGAGGGTATCGACCGCTACCGCTTCTCGGGCGACATCGAATCGATGAACGTCAACGGGAAGGCGTCGCTCTCGTTCGAGGACAACGACGGGTAG
- a CDS encoding glycoside hydrolase family protein — translation MTEMTPRETCETALSWAKDRKYAGYDPYDGLNSPILSPFATNWLTRLVAMHGVNKSPVNIRPLLGIDAERNPKGMGLFASAHLRLYSVTGDESHLREAERLLKWLMENTSPTTDQSAWGYNFDWQNARRFFLPAYHPSIVVTVFCGRAFLEHHELTGEEWSLDVARDAAEFIRSEINVESVEGFDAYTYTPYDSFVVINANALAAAFFLRLSTFTDDADLRERALDLFEFVLFAQDESGAWYYSMPASDSHLSHDNFHTGFVLESLQELVESDYATEDAREAYDRGMEFYCRHLFEADGAPKFEHDQSHPYDAHAAAQALITLTKSDDPAADGVATRLYEWTMEHLYDPSGYFYRRVGRVLTDKTPYIRWSQGWMCVALSTLVVEDSELAVERDARPPTELADDAR, via the coding sequence ATGACCGAGATGACCCCCCGCGAGACGTGCGAGACCGCCCTCTCTTGGGCGAAGGACCGCAAGTACGCCGGGTACGACCCCTACGACGGACTGAACAGCCCGATTCTCTCTCCGTTCGCGACGAACTGGCTCACCCGACTCGTCGCCATGCACGGCGTGAACAAATCTCCCGTCAACATCCGTCCCCTCCTCGGCATCGACGCCGAACGAAATCCGAAGGGTATGGGGCTGTTCGCCTCGGCGCATCTCAGACTGTACTCGGTCACCGGGGACGAGTCGCACCTCCGCGAAGCGGAGAGACTCCTGAAGTGGCTGATGGAGAACACGTCGCCGACGACGGACCAGTCTGCGTGGGGGTACAACTTCGACTGGCAGAACGCCCGCCGCTTTTTCCTCCCCGCGTACCACCCCTCCATCGTCGTGACGGTGTTCTGCGGCCGCGCGTTCCTCGAACACCACGAACTGACCGGAGAGGAGTGGTCGCTCGACGTCGCCCGCGACGCCGCGGAGTTCATCCGCTCGGAGATAAACGTCGAATCCGTCGAGGGGTTCGACGCGTACACATACACTCCCTACGACTCCTTCGTCGTCATCAACGCGAACGCGTTGGCCGCCGCGTTCTTCCTTCGACTCTCCACGTTCACCGACGACGCCGACCTGCGCGAACGGGCACTCGACCTCTTCGAGTTCGTCCTCTTCGCCCAAGACGAGAGCGGAGCGTGGTACTACTCGATGCCCGCCTCGGACTCGCATCTCAGTCACGACAACTTCCACACCGGCTTCGTCTTAGAGAGCCTGCAGGAACTCGTCGAGTCCGACTACGCCACAGAGGACGCGCGCGAGGCGTACGACAGGGGAATGGAGTTTTACTGTCGGCACCTCTTCGAGGCCGACGGCGCGCCGAAGTTCGAACACGACCAATCGCACCCGTACGACGCCCACGCCGCCGCGCAAGCGCTCATCACGCTGACGAAGTCTGACGACCCGGCGGCCGACGGCGTCGCGACGCGCCTGTACGAGTGGACGATGGAACATCTCTACGACCCGTCGGGCTACTTCTACCGCCGCGTCGGCCGAGTGCTCACCGACAAGACGCCGTACATCCGCTGGAGTCAAGGCTGGATGTGCGTCGCGCTCTCGACGCTCGTCGTCGAAGACTCCGAGTTGGCGGTCGAACGCGACGCCCGCCCGCCGACGGAACTGGCCGACGACGCGCGCTGA
- a CDS encoding right-handed parallel beta-helix repeat-containing protein: MNRRQYLKLFGATATAGVLAGCGGQDTPTDSPPTETPTGPEESPEGQSPTETGPYGFNFDTVLDAVDDLGMDPNGKEPIDDAFLGFLKRSSTLLEFPPGRYRFENQHKVKKANTLGIRGTGKNRRKVIFSTPSKKARKFIVVENGGNGFLMENVTFDHGSGAGSIGNVLRLDDNLRVQNVEHIGFNPTDQNGAVDNLSPQILTKDGTAIVDTFVRTGPTDIVSHGHLDGTANEGSIWLGGKHVGKLVIRNSLLKNTGTNAIYCSRTPGAVEVRNCRFVNNNQASLRIGGKGALVKNCTFEVNTNKTPKNNKGSLINPNCIVWETGNLGLTGGTIEGCTFNYDAAPRERVLSAIWADGSAGAFEVRDCRFSLNIPNARAIRADSPKDPRLGNTAAKPWNVTMKNIVVEGDIQTGPKPLIEIVGRPNSVLANCCLAVPDDEGIVKLVGSPGSSFQDINVTGSGNWLTGKTDKLVTKNITRESVCTKSMESVGAN; encoded by the coding sequence ATGAATCGCCGCCAGTATCTCAAACTCTTCGGTGCGACAGCGACTGCCGGGGTGTTGGCAGGCTGTGGCGGCCAGGATACACCTACCGATTCACCGCCCACCGAAACCCCGACCGGGCCGGAGGAAAGCCCGGAGGGGCAGTCCCCGACCGAAACGGGGCCGTACGGATTCAACTTCGACACCGTCCTCGACGCCGTCGACGATCTCGGGATGGACCCGAACGGAAAGGAACCGATCGACGACGCGTTCCTCGGCTTCCTCAAGCGGAGTTCGACCCTGTTGGAGTTCCCGCCCGGACGCTACCGTTTCGAGAACCAGCACAAAGTCAAGAAGGCCAACACGCTCGGAATCCGCGGAACCGGGAAGAACAGACGGAAAGTAATCTTCTCGACGCCCTCGAAGAAGGCTCGTAAGTTCATCGTCGTCGAGAACGGGGGCAACGGCTTCCTGATGGAGAACGTCACGTTCGACCACGGTAGCGGCGCGGGGTCCATCGGGAACGTCCTCCGCTTGGACGACAACCTCCGCGTTCAGAACGTCGAACATATCGGGTTCAACCCCACCGACCAAAACGGGGCCGTAGACAACCTCAGCCCGCAGATACTGACGAAAGACGGGACGGCAATCGTAGACACGTTCGTGCGGACGGGGCCGACCGATATCGTCTCGCACGGCCACCTCGACGGAACCGCAAACGAGGGGAGCATCTGGCTGGGCGGGAAACACGTCGGGAAACTCGTCATCAGAAACAGCTTGTTGAAGAACACCGGGACGAACGCCATCTACTGTTCTCGCACGCCCGGCGCCGTCGAGGTCCGTAACTGTCGATTCGTCAACAACAACCAGGCCTCCCTCCGTATCGGTGGAAAGGGGGCGCTCGTCAAGAACTGCACGTTCGAGGTCAACACCAACAAGACTCCGAAGAACAACAAGGGGTCGCTGATAAACCCGAACTGCATCGTCTGGGAGACGGGCAACCTCGGCTTGACCGGCGGAACCATCGAGGGGTGCACGTTCAACTACGACGCGGCGCCGAGAGAGCGCGTCCTCTCTGCGATATGGGCCGACGGGTCCGCGGGCGCGTTCGAGGTTCGAGACTGCCGATTCTCCCTCAACATCCCGAACGCCAGAGCGATTCGCGCGGACAGCCCGAAGGACCCGCGTCTCGGCAACACGGCGGCGAAGCCGTGGAACGTCACGATGAAAAACATCGTCGTCGAGGGAGACATTCAGACGGGGCCGAAACCGCTCATCGAGATAGTCGGTCGGCCGAACTCGGTGCTCGCGAACTGTTGTCTCGCGGTCCCCGACGACGAGGGAATCGTCAAACTCGTCGGTTCGCCCGGGAGTTCGTTCCAGGACATCAACGTCACCGGCTCCGGAAACTGGTTGACCGGCAAGACAGACAAGTTGGTCACGAAGAACATCACGCGCGAGAGCGTCTGCACGAAATCGATGGAATCTGTCGGCGCGAACTGA
- a CDS encoding polysaccharide deacetylase family protein, which translates to MDEDTPPSRRSLPTSRRAVLGTSAVAFAGLPGCLGGRDETDPTPVVDRPTEEETDDPPTDRCETPEMRDSDDPLVVEFDSREALGCRGTRLDGFEDLSRWETYDGSTGADLSTVSRGTQSARLVASEDQSLAWIYRRFEDGLDLSDRDLSLAVHPGADDTRSVEIRLQLLAPDRDNRVEMWHGIDDVGGWVRLDFGPTEFVGDPDLTDVREIRIKSLPQEGRTLSCNVDELRTTPKVSDPVAVVTFDGIHETQYRNAFQIMDRYGFSGSVGVTPELVGGTDSLSVGRLSEMRDAGWDVVSNPARNRPLSEYTREEQEAAIRTAKQWLVDKGFEEGARFVHWPEGRLDETTLDVGAKYHYLGFLGGGSPTGRITGPQTVTRVDGDDVERTFRTLELAERSGQSVVIEYHTVGYAYDNRASIEQFNRTMRRLDRLGFQVVTPSELWEMQSPEV; encoded by the coding sequence ATGGACGAGGATACGCCGCCGTCGCGCCGGTCTCTGCCCACCTCTCGTCGGGCCGTTCTCGGGACGAGTGCCGTCGCGTTCGCGGGACTTCCCGGATGTCTCGGGGGGCGCGACGAGACGGACCCCACTCCCGTCGTGGACCGGCCCACCGAAGAGGAGACGGACGACCCGCCGACAGACCGGTGTGAGACGCCCGAGATGCGCGACTCCGACGACCCTCTCGTCGTCGAGTTCGACAGTCGCGAGGCGCTTGGCTGTCGAGGGACGCGCCTCGACGGCTTCGAGGACCTCTCGCGGTGGGAGACGTACGACGGGTCTACCGGTGCCGACCTCTCGACGGTGTCTCGCGGGACGCAGTCCGCGCGTCTCGTCGCGTCGGAAGACCAGTCGCTCGCGTGGATCTATCGCCGGTTCGAGGACGGTCTCGACCTGAGCGACCGGGACCTCTCGCTCGCGGTTCACCCCGGCGCGGACGACACTCGATCGGTGGAGATTCGCCTGCAACTGCTCGCGCCGGACCGAGACAACCGCGTCGAGATGTGGCACGGCATCGACGACGTCGGCGGGTGGGTTCGACTCGACTTCGGCCCCACGGAGTTCGTGGGCGACCCCGACCTCACCGACGTCCGAGAGATTCGAATCAAGTCGCTCCCGCAAGAGGGGCGGACGCTCTCGTGTAACGTCGACGAACTGCGGACGACGCCGAAAGTATCCGACCCCGTCGCCGTCGTCACCTTCGACGGCATCCACGAGACGCAGTACCGAAACGCGTTCCAGATCATGGATCGGTACGGGTTCTCGGGGTCCGTCGGGGTGACTCCCGAACTCGTCGGCGGAACCGACAGCCTCAGCGTCGGCAGACTCTCCGAGATGCGAGACGCCGGGTGGGACGTCGTGAGCAACCCCGCCCGGAACCGCCCGCTTTCGGAGTACACGCGCGAGGAACAGGAGGCGGCGATTCGGACCGCAAAGCAGTGGCTCGTGGACAAGGGGTTCGAGGAGGGCGCGCGGTTCGTCCACTGGCCGGAGGGACGACTGGACGAGACGACGCTCGACGTCGGTGCGAAGTATCACTATCTCGGCTTTCTCGGCGGGGGGTCGCCGACCGGACGTATCACCGGCCCCCAGACGGTCACTCGCGTCGACGGCGACGACGTAGAGCGGACGTTCCGAACGCTCGAACTGGCCGAGCGAAGCGGTCAGTCCGTCGTCATCGAGTACCACACCGTCGGATACGCCTACGACAACAGAGCCTCCATCGAGCAGTTCAACCGGACGATGCGGCGACTCGACAGACTCGGATTCCAGGTCGTGACTCCGTCCGAACTCTGGGAGATGCAGTCGCCGGAGGTGTGA
- a CDS encoding polysaccharide deacetylase family protein, translating into MDQPARQETNETATDRCETPEIRDSDDPLVVEFDSREALGCRGTRLDGFEDLSRWETYDGSIGADLSTVNKGVQSARLVATKDQPRAWICRRFEDGLDLSDRDLSLAVHPGEDDTRATQFRVQLLAPDRDNRVEMWHPVGGVRGWVRLDFGPTEFVGDPDLTDVREVRIQTWVGGGTAVSCNVDELRTTPKLSEPTVVLTFDDIHTTQYENAFPIMQKYGFPGVAGVIPWLTDEPVRLGADRLAEMRDAGWDVVSHPQGEKALPAYSVEKQEEMLRTSKQWLVDNGFEDGARFILWPLGRADEATLDLGAKYHYMGFLGGRCPSGRITGPQTISRVNGDDVETTLQMLEMAKRSRQSVAIMYHTIGAGGNRITTAEFERTMRRIDELGFRVATASDLWEEQSPRA; encoded by the coding sequence GTGGACCAACCGGCAAGACAGGAGACGAACGAGACGGCAACCGACCGGTGTGAGACGCCCGAGATTCGCGACTCCGACGACCCCCTCGTCGTCGAGTTCGACAGTCGCGAGGCGCTTGGCTGTCGAGGGACGCGCCTCGATGGCTTCGAGGACCTCTCGCGGTGGGAGACGTACGACGGGTCCATCGGTGCCGACCTCTCGACGGTGAACAAGGGGGTGCAGTCCGCGCGTCTCGTCGCGACGAAAGACCAACCGCGTGCGTGGATCTGCCGTCGGTTCGAGGACGGTCTCGACCTGAGCGACCGGGACCTCTCGCTCGCGGTTCACCCCGGCGAGGACGACACTCGAGCCACGCAGTTCCGCGTGCAGTTGCTCGCGCCGGACCGAGACAACCGCGTCGAGATGTGGCATCCGGTCGGCGGCGTCCGCGGATGGGTGCGACTCGACTTCGGCCCCACGGAGTTCGTGGGCGACCCCGACCTCACCGACGTCCGAGAGGTGCGCATCCAGACGTGGGTCGGCGGCGGGACGGCCGTCTCCTGCAACGTCGACGAACTGCGGACGACGCCGAAACTGTCTGAACCCACCGTGGTCCTCACCTTCGACGACATCCACACGACGCAGTACGAGAACGCCTTCCCGATTATGCAGAAGTACGGCTTCCCGGGGGTCGCGGGGGTGATTCCGTGGCTCACCGACGAACCCGTCCGACTCGGCGCGGACCGACTCGCCGAGATGCGAGACGCCGGGTGGGACGTCGTCAGCCACCCGCAGGGCGAGAAGGCCCTGCCGGCGTACTCGGTGGAGAAACAAGAGGAGATGCTGCGAACGTCGAAGCAGTGGCTCGTCGACAACGGCTTCGAGGACGGCGCGCGGTTCATCCTCTGGCCGTTAGGCCGGGCCGACGAAGCCACCCTCGATCTGGGCGCGAAGTACCACTACATGGGCTTTCTCGGCGGGAGATGCCCGAGCGGACGCATCACCGGTCCTCAGACGATCAGCCGAGTCAACGGCGACGACGTGGAGACGACGCTCCAGATGCTGGAGATGGCGAAGCGTTCTCGCCAGTCCGTGGCCATCATGTACCACACCATCGGCGCGGGTGGGAACCGGATAACGACGGCGGAGTTCGAGCGGACGATGCGACGAATCGACGAACTCGGGTTCCGCGTGGCGACCGCGTCCGACCTCTGGGAGGAGCAGTCGCCCCGCGCCTGA